The proteins below are encoded in one region of Anguilla anguilla isolate fAngAng1 chromosome 3, fAngAng1.pri, whole genome shotgun sequence:
- the LOC118222990 gene encoding LOW QUALITY PROTEIN: CREB3 regulatory factor-like (The sequence of the model RefSeq protein was modified relative to this genomic sequence to represent the inferred CDS: inserted 2 bases in 1 codon; substituted 1 base at 1 genomic stop codon) — MPLPSITGMDPPFGDAFENYSFTDQALTSTDLLASSSDPDFMYELDREVSCAQSPRDEILLAGDCKEMENMEHLTELLDSDPTYSSTFEQWDSYWEDLTRYTRLTSCDIWGTKEVDFLGLDDFSSPYQDEEVIGQTPTLAQLNCEDSQPVSEALYHPDLLLGQKAHPALPPAPGKKGPGRQPTPSCSSARSPLPDFAESAQKATWPIASSTETMSKAQPLGVKVTVPPPDGKDYVRKAKVRIGAQRRPTVADPAPAPAPMNITVSAAFPEGAGAAKPAAVVPAPFPXPAPPPLYLAPPPPAACLXRGRSRRSRNPPPCRGALRPPPADPQLLPVAGGSQGPAADASRDKEEEHNYSLFLTQGKLAACAEPEPQDEGAAEPDDEDHDEGFGSEHELSENEEEEEEEEEEEEEDEEEEDEDEDEEEDYEDDKDDDMSDSFSEAGCDNDAVEEVKGLIVGSSRRRRKRRYFWEYSEQLTPSKQERVLKPSEWDRETLPSNLYQKNGLHHGKHAVKKSRRTDVEDLTPNPRKLLQIGNELRKLNKVISDLTPVSELPLTARPRSRKEKNKLASRACRLKKKAQYEANKVKLWGLNTEYDRLLLVVNGIKEEIVQRVQDLTDDSGTSMAEKLERLISETLVRSPVAGQTSDFVNQILENTAGGDPTGGLVGLRVPTSKV; from the exons ATGCCTCTG CCCAGCATCACTGGGATGGACCCTCCTTTTGGGGATGCCTTTGAGAACTACTCCTTCACTGACCAGGCACTGACCAGCACGGACCTGTTGGCAAGCAGCTCAGACCCCGACTTCATGTACGAGCTG GACAGGGAGGTGAGCTGCGCGCAGAGCCCCCGGGACGAGATCCTCCTGGCGGGGGACTGCAAGGAGATGGAGAACATGGAGCACCTGACGGAGCTCCTGGACAGCGACCCCACCTACAGCTCCACCTTCGAGCAGTGGGACTCGTACTGGGAGGACCTGACGCGCTACACCCGGCTGACCAGCTGCGACATCTGGGGCACCAAGGAGGTGGACTTCCTGGGGCTGGACGACTTCTCCAGCCCCTACCAGGACGAGGAGGTGATCGGTCAGACGCCCACGCTGGCGCAGCTCAACTGCGAGGACTCGCAGCCCGTCAGCGAGGCGCTCTACCACCCCGACCTGCTGCTGGGGCAGAAGgcccaccccgccctgccccccgcccccggcaaGAAGGGCCCCGGCCGGCAGCCCACCCCCAGCTGCTCCTCGGCGAGGAGCCCGCTGCCGGACTTTGCCGAAAGCGCGCAGAAGGCCACCTGGCCCATCGCCTCCAGCACGGAGACCATGTCCAAGGCGCAGCCGCTGGGGGTGAAGGTCACCGTCCCGCCCCCCGACGGCAAGGACTACGTGCGCAAGGCCAAGGTCCGCATCGGCGCCCAGCGCCGGCCCACCGTggccgaccccgcccccgcccccgcccccatgaACATCACCGTCAGCGCCGCCTTCCCCGAGGGCGCGGGGGCCGCCAAACCGGCCGCCGTCGttcccgcccccttccc cccggccccgccccctttgtacctggccccgccccctcctgcggCCTGCCTCTGAAGGGGGCGGAGTCGCCGAAGCCGGAACCCGCCCCCGTGCAGGGGGGCGCTGCGGCCCCCCCCCGCCGACCCCCAGCTCCTCCCCGTGGCGGGGGGCAGCCAGGGCCCCGCGGCCGACGCCTCGCGGGACAAGGAGGAGGAGCACAACTACTCCCTGTTCCTGACGCAGGGCAAGCTGGCCGCCTGCGCCGAGCCGGAGCCGCAGGACGAGGGCGCCGCCGAGCCCGACGACGAGGACCACGACGAGGGCTTCGGCAGCGAGCACGAGCTGTCCGagaacgaggaggaggaggaggaggaggaggaagaggaggaggaggacgaggaagaggaggacgaggacgaagatgaggaagaggactATGAGGACGACAAGGACGATGACATGAGCGACAGTTTCTCCGAAGCAG ggtGTGATAATGACGCCgtggaggaggtgaagggtCTGATAGTGGGCTCCtctcggaggaggaggaagaggcgctACTTTTGGGAGTACAGCGAGCAGCTCACCCCGTCCAAACAGGAGCGCGTCCTCAAGCCCTCAGAGTGGGACCGGGAGACGCTGCCTAGCAACCTGTACCAGAAAAACGGCCTACACCACG GGAAGCACGCGGTGAAGAAGTCTCGGCGTACAGACGTGGAGGACCTCACCCCGAACCCCCGGAAGCTTCTGCAGATCGGCAACGAGCTGCGTAAACTGAACAAGGTGATCAGCGACCTGACGCCCGTCAGCGAGCTGCCCCTGACCGCCAGGCCCCGCTCCCGCAAGGAGAAGAACAAACTGGCCTCCAG GGCCTGCCGACTGAAGAAGAAGGCTCAGTACGAGGCCAACAAGGTCAAGCTCTGGGGCCTGAACACGGAGTACG ATCGCCTCCTGCTGGTGGTGAACGGGATTAAAGAGGAGATTGTGCAAAGAGTGCAGGACCTGACGGACGACAGCGGGACGAGCATGGCTGAGAAACTGGAGCGGCTCATCAGCGAGACCCTGG TGAGGTCACCTGTCGCCGGGCAGACGTCCGACTTTGTGAACCAGATTCTGGAGAACACGGCGGGCGGGGACCCCACAGGGGGCCTGGTAGGGCTCCGCGTCCCCACGTCCAAGGTGTAG